TTACTTATGTTAAGAGTTATTGGGGagttatttattgtattgagctaggtatatcaaaaaataCCAGCATACCCTGCGAAAAAAGTTGGCACACGCTTACGTATAAGACAAAAACATTCAAttaatgatgttttatttttttttaaacagtaacaaaaataaactgaCCAAATCAATTAGTAATAGTTTCTACCCAAAGTTAAAAAGGTaggcatatacattttttttaatttgtgaaacCCCAGCTTTAGTCTCGAGACTACTCTTGGACACCTTCCGGCAAGTCTCCGGACAGGAGCCCACAAAGGATTTCCTCGACATTGCCCGCCCTCGGAGGTCTTCTCAGAATCTCGGTCAAGCGGGCACGGTCGTCTTGCCATCTCGGACAGCCAAACAGCTCTACCATGTCGTCGGGGTCTACCCAGTATGCGTTGACTGCACGTTTACGTTTGAGCAGGTAACTCTTATAGCATCTGTGCCACGAGTGCTCCTGCGTCACCCGGAACGTCGTACTCAGCGGTGGCTTCGCTAGCGTCCCACGTTAGAAACGAGTCTGTGCGTCTACCTCCCACATTTCGATCGATCCCACCGAGCTTGTCAGGTTGCAATGCTGATCACTCTTTCTTCTTTTTTCACCGTAGTCGCTGGCCGGTCGTCAGTGTTATCGTCTAGGCGTTGTTGGATTCTAGCCCTTTCCATCGCCAACCGGTCTGCTGGTAGCATCGAGGCGAGGATTGACGAGGCGTCGGACGAGACGGTCCAATGTACAATTACctgggtaggtatataatatatatgtttttaccatatcaaataaattgttactTAGAATCCaagtattctatattattaaaagtatacctacattaagaTTAATATCTTATAGttgataaatatctataaataaataagtattgcaatgtgataaataaatttaaattgtattcaaaaactattaatattaagttgCTTTCAGGTGCAAAATATTTGACAATCTTGTGTTAGAAAAAAAGTGAATATTTGCTTTAGGATGTCATAAGACTAACGGTTTAAATGaagcaattattataactattttaataggtacagcACAaagtaatttcaattatttaatattacatttttgcatAGACAGTTTATTTATGTAACTGCATTTTTCTTCTAAGTATCACCTTATCACATCAGATCACAAAATTGCTCTTCACTTTGAATAAACAATTACATAATTCCTACTGAATCTAAAGTTAGGTAAATATCTTGGTCCAACTCTTGATAAACACCAAGTTTGAACtgaaaatattacatatgtATTGGAAATATCAAACAGTCATAACTAActcaaatgtttaattatttttcagataatttattaattaaaactactaCGGTTTAATCATGCCTCCAACGCCTTTGGAAGATAATCAGCCCAATATGAGTAATGGATTACCACCAGAGGGATCTCTTCCTTTATCTACTATGATTGACTTTATTGTGCAACGTACTTATCATGAGCTTACAGTTCTCGCTGAATTATTGCCTCGTAAACCTGATATGGAACGTAAAATTGaagtttataaattttcaaatcgaACACGACAGCTATTTGTTCGGTTATTAGCTCTAGTAAAATGGGCTAATAGTGCTTCAAAAGTAGATAAATCAACTCAAATAATGGGATTTCTTGATAAGCAGTCTTTGTTATTTATAGACACTGCTGATATGTTATCTCGAGTTGCTCGGGAAACTGTTGTTTCTGCTCGATTGCCCAATTTTCATATACCATCTGCAGTTGAAGTTTTAACCACAGGCACTTTTTCACGGTTACCGGCTTGTATTCGTGAACGTATCGTTCCCCCAGATAAAATCACACCAGCTGAAAAACGTGAAACATTGCTCCAACTTAATAGAGTTATTCAACACCGAATGGTTTgcagtaatttaattaatgaaatgaGTTGCAAGAAAGTAGCCAACGGCCGAGTAATGTTTCGAGTTGAAAATGAGTTTCAAGTTTCTTTAACGTTGATGGGAGATAACCCTAATATACCATGGAGATTATTAGACATTGAGATATTGGTTGAAGACAAAGAAACTGGAGAAGGAAAACCTTTGGTACATCCACGTCAGGTGCAATATATTCACCAAGTTGTTCAAGCAAGATTATTAGAATGTTTTAGTATAGGAGGTGAACCATTGACTCAAGTGTATATGGTATTACACTATTTTTGTCAATCTTTGCAGTTAGAAGTACTATTTTCACAAACCAGAGCTTTGTATAAAGATAGACTTGAAGGGCATATACACTTAACAGAGTATACAGCTGGTAAGTGTCTAGTAGTTTCTTACTGGAAAGAACTTTCACGTAGTGTATCTGAACAATTTGGATACTCATTGACAATCTATGTAGACGATAAAGAGCCTAATAAGCCATTAGGTATTTTACATTCACCATCCCTTGGTATAAAAGATGCAGAGATAACAGAAAAATCAATTGGTACAGATTCATTGTCAATGGAAAGACTATTAGTGCATACAATTCATGTACGTACAAAAATACGTCTCTCTGAACTTAAAGTAGAATTAgaaaatttgttaaaagatGTAGAATGTACTTTGCAAGGTTCACCGTCAATTTTATCAGTCGCAATACTTAATCCTTGTTTACGTGCTGAACAGTTATTGATAACAGTTGACACACATACTGGTATGCTTCAATGCCACGTTCCTGAGTTTAGTCCTCCAAATATGGTTGTATTAAAACAAGCACTGAATAATGATCATAGTAAAGTACCTTTACTTATAAGTGATTTAAGATTTTGGATTACTCAACGTCGGTGTGAAACCACTTTGCAACATCTTCCTGGAACGGCTTATGAAAGATTACCATTATTACATCATGCAGATCATCCTATGTCAAAAATAAGTCGACATCGGATGTATATAAAACtgcataaaatttcaaatatgatAGTGATTGTTGAGTTTGCTGAAAATGAAAAATCCCCTTGTAGAATCGAGTATAAATTTTATCTAGCTAATGTGAAAAAATCATCGATTGAAGATAATCCTAATGATGAATCTATTGAGGTGGACATAccaaaaatgtacttaaaagtTATGACATTATTGACAATAGAAAAATTTGTAGCTACACATGGTCCTTTTACAGCTGTTATTGAAGAAGACCAAGAAAAGATGGATCCCAATAGTCGTAAAAGAGTTATTGTACATCCAGATAAACCAAGGAAATTACTTAAACATCCAGCTTACTTTATACCCGAACTTGCACATATTGTAGCCTTGTGCGAAGAAAGACTGCCTTTTACTGTACTAGCTCAAGAATTGACAAAATGTGGCATTAGTAATCAAGGTGTTCAAGTTGAAGCAAATGCTActagttttgttttaaaaattgtatcattaccACCTCCATCTGGTATTGAAGCAACAAATTCCAAATGGATATCATTATGTAAGCGAGTTCTGTCCATTTCTATACGTGTATTTGGTAAAGGTTCAACTCGATGTTGGACGACTGAATATGTGTTTTATGGAAGTCCCTTACCCAGTAGACATAGTCGAGAACAAGGAGCTAGACGACCagtttacattaattatgatGTCAGTGTTGCTGAAAACATGTCAAAAACTGTTGAAACAATTTTGAACGATTGGTCTCAGATTgtacatttatactttttagtggAAGACTTGTCGCCTTACTTACAATCTGAAAAGAATAACTTAGCATCAATGATTAGTATAaagagttataattatttaaaactcatTATAGGATATGGTACACATAGACCATCTACAGCCACTATTCAATGGAATTCAACAagctgtaaatttaatatagtattcgGCTCACTGAATAGCAGCATTAATCCTCATAATTTAATCAAAGAACAATTTGAAGGTTATTTGAACAACAACAAAAAGTTATCTTTGCTTATACATGAAATGCTTGATACACTAAACCCCCTTGCTGCTATTTGTAAGTTACCATCAATACCACAACTTTGTGTTCTACATTTACCGCAAGTACCAGTGATTACATTTGTAGTAATCGCTAATTCTACAGATTTACTTAAAGTTATCTATGAAGGACAGTATTGTTTAGAAATCACATTACGATGGGGAAATGTAGTGAGCATTAGAGATGGAGCTTATAGTAGATATGATCGATCATCTGTCATTTCTGAGTATACACCAATACCGggtttaaagacatttttatcCAAATATGTTGATGAGACAAATGTGTTTAGACAACGATCACAGTCTGAAGATGATAACCCTCCTTCACCAATCACTATGGAATGTAACTTCTTGAGTTCCTCACATAGAGGTCCTCAGTCACCTGCTCAAGGTTTACGGTTTCATTCTGCTGGTAACACAACACCAGGAAGTAATCCGCATACACCAGCAAGCCCACATCCTGCAGTATTAAGTATGTCTCAAAATTCACAACAGCAATTCAACAATAGCCCAGTGACATCATTTAACTTGGCATCTCCACCATCAGCTATTAACCCTTCTCCTTCAATGTTACCACATCCTTCACCAGGTTCAAGTTTATTAGCTAGTTCTCCTTCTAACCCTCTACATGTACCTAGCCCAGCAGGAATGTTACCAAACTCATCACCAGGACCAGGCTCAGGATTTGGATTGAGTTCTAGTACACATCCACCAGAAGTGAGTCCATTTCAATCTCAAAGCATGACATCACCTGCTGCATCAAATTGGCCCGGTTCTCCTGGTTTACCTCGTCTGTCTCCAGCTAGAGCTCAGGGACAATCACCTGCGGGACATTCTTTACAAAGTCCCGATCATAAGAGTGGATACGGCCATACTTCTAGAGTGCTTCCTCTAAAGTCTTGGGCTGGAGCAGTTCCTACCATTATTACTCATGAAGCATTGAACGCATTATGCACACCAACTGCACATCCACAAGGACTCCCTGCTCCCAAACAGTGTCCTTTAGAAAGATTCTTAGGTTGTGTTTATATgagaaaaaatttacaaaaatttgtTGAAACTGAAGAAAACCTTATTGCTTTGGTTTCAAAGATAAAGAATCCTGAGCCAGGTGTTGTATATTTCCAAGTTGAAACATTGCAATGTCGAGCTTTTATTAACATGCAACATTTCCAgtcattacatttaaaaatatcagaaCTAAAATATTCATGGAACGTcgaagaattaaatattttagaaaagttTTTTGAAAGTAAAGTAGCAATACCACCTTATAAGCAAAATACATTACTTGGGTTCACTAGAATGTTGAGTTCCCCATATACAGTACTCAAGGatttcatacaaataattaaattagaaatgaTTCCTGGACTTGTTCAACAACAACAAATGAAATGGGCAGTTCAATGGATTCTAAGAATACCACCATCGGCAACTCCAATTGTGCCTGTTGGCAAGGAAGCACTTTTGATTtgtagaaataaaattttattttttttaaatatcactaGAATTGGAATAACATACAATAGTAATGAAGTGCCTTCATTAGTCTTACCCCTGATTTATGATACTGCTACTAATCTTACCCAACTGGCTGAAAAGAGAGATG
This is a stretch of genomic DNA from Acyrthosiphon pisum isolate AL4f chromosome A3, pea_aphid_22Mar2018_4r6ur, whole genome shotgun sequence. It encodes these proteins:
- the LOC100164533 gene encoding mediator of RNA polymerase II transcription subunit 14 produces the protein MPPTPLEDNQPNMSNGLPPEGSLPLSTMIDFIVQRTYHELTVLAELLPRKPDMERKIEVYKFSNRTRQLFVRLLALVKWANSASKVDKSTQIMGFLDKQSLLFIDTADMLSRVARETVVSARLPNFHIPSAVEVLTTGTFSRLPACIRERIVPPDKITPAEKRETLLQLNRVIQHRMVCSNLINEMSCKKVANGRVMFRVENEFQVSLTLMGDNPNIPWRLLDIEILVEDKETGEGKPLVHPRQVQYIHQVVQARLLECFSIGGEPLTQVYMVLHYFCQSLQLEVLFSQTRALYKDRLEGHIHLTEYTAGKCLVVSYWKELSRSVSEQFGYSLTIYVDDKEPNKPLGILHSPSLGIKDAEITEKSIGTDSLSMERLLVHTIHVRTKIRLSELKVELENLLKDVECTLQGSPSILSVAILNPCLRAEQLLITVDTHTGMLQCHVPEFSPPNMVVLKQALNNDHSKVPLLISDLRFWITQRRCETTLQHLPGTAYERLPLLHHADHPMSKISRHRMYIKLHKISNMIVIVEFAENEKSPCRIEYKFYLANVKKSSIEDNPNDESIEVDIPKMYLKVMTLLTIEKFVATHGPFTAVIEEDQEKMDPNSRKRVIVHPDKPRKLLKHPAYFIPELAHIVALCEERLPFTVLAQELTKCGISNQGVQVEANATSFVLKIVSLPPPSGIEATNSKWISLCKRVLSISIRVFGKGSTRCWTTEYVFYGSPLPSRHSREQGARRPVYINYDVSVAENMSKTVETILNDWSQIVHLYFLVEDLSPYLQSEKNNLASMISIKSYNYLKLIIGYGTHRPSTATIQWNSTSCKFNIVFGSLNSSINPHNLIKEQFEGYLNNNKKLSLLIHEMLDTLNPLAAICKLPSIPQLCVLHLPQVPVITFVVIANSTDLLKVIYEGQYCLEITLRWGNVVSIRDGAYSRYDRSSVISEYTPIPGLKTFLSKYVDETNVFRQRSQSEDDNPPSPITMECNFLSSSHRGPQSPAQGLRFHSAGNTTPGSNPHTPASPHPAVLSMSQNSQQQFNNSPVTSFNLASPPSAINPSPSMLPHPSPGSSLLASSPSNPLHVPSPAGMLPNSSPGPGSGFGLSSSTHPPEVSPFQSQSMTSPAASNWPGSPGLPRLSPARAQGQSPAGHSLQSPDHKSGYGHTSRVLPLKSWAGAVPTIITHEALNALCTPTAHPQGLPAPKQCPLERFLGCVYMRKNLQKFVETEENLIALVSKIKNPEPGVVYFQVETLQCRAFINMQHFQSLHLKISELKYSWNVEELNILEKFFESKVAIPPYKQNTLLGFTRMLSSPYTVLKDFIQIIKLEMIPGLVQQQQMKWAVQWILRIPPSATPIVPVGKEALLICRNKILFFLNITRIGITYNSNEVPSLVLPLIYDTATNLTQLAEKRDADPASAISAASLHMKRFAEFALNHNECSIFPAIRDLMSNFVLPSEPQPQMSSVSMNMHPQMTPGGPVPSPLMGEHMMNQNPSMVGQNPNMVVQNPNMAGPNPNMVGKNPNMVGQNPNMVRPGCKNYGNVPISDTRSQHGMMPNHQ